In Helicobacter ibis, a genomic segment contains:
- a CDS encoding N-acetylmuramoyl-L-alanine amidase gives MIRIIFCIFIYCAFINASDLKITSITQTNNGVSLFFNKAIKASAFKAFTLKNNDEIRYVYDISADLLGNARVFEFEGDVIVKIAQNAPNKVRLVLSTKKELRAKWKYAQKKAILEIPNAKSVNKVSIASLFDTHKKENKSTTNTKAESTKQKIIVIDPGHGGKDCGAVGIDKVCEKTIVLNIGKYLSEELKKRGYKVYMTRSKDVFISLRDRTKFANNKNADLFISIHANAVSENKTKLQGIESYFLSTARSERAKKVAALENKDDTEVMNYFSKQSFLNTLNTQRIVASNRLAIDIQYGMLQSVKKNYSVVDGGVREGPFWVLVGAIMPSVLIESGYLTHPTEGKRLTKSSFQKALSIGIANGVDGYFLKNP, from the coding sequence ATGATTAGAATAATTTTTTGTATCTTTATTTATTGTGCTTTTATTAATGCTAGTGATTTAAAGATAACTTCTATTACACAAACAAATAATGGCGTATCTTTATTTTTTAATAAAGCTATAAAGGCTAGTGCTTTTAAAGCATTTACGCTAAAAAATAATGATGAGATTCGATATGTATATGATATAAGTGCAGACTTATTGGGTAATGCTAGGGTGTTTGAGTTTGAAGGTGATGTTATAGTTAAGATTGCACAAAATGCACCAAACAAGGTAAGGCTTGTGCTAAGCACAAAAAAAGAACTAAGAGCAAAATGGAAATATGCACAAAAAAAGGCAATCTTAGAAATACCAAATGCAAAAAGTGTAAATAAAGTTTCAATCGCTTCATTGTTTGACACTCACAAAAAAGAAAATAAAAGCACAACGAATACAAAAGCAGAATCTACAAAGCAAAAAATAATCGTAATAGATCCTGGTCATGGTGGCAAGGATTGTGGTGCTGTTGGGATTGATAAAGTATGCGAAAAAACAATTGTATTAAATATAGGAAAGTATCTAAGCGAAGAGCTAAAAAAGCGTGGATATAAAGTATATATGACTAGAAGCAAAGATGTGTTTATAAGCCTAAGAGATAGAACTAAATTTGCAAACAATAAAAATGCTGATTTGTTTATATCAATACACGCAAATGCGGTTTCTGAAAACAAAACAAAGCTTCAAGGAATTGAGAGTTATTTCTTGTCTACTGCTAGGAGTGAGAGAGCTAAGAAGGTTGCTGCATTAGAAAATAAAGACGATACTGAAGTTATGAATTATTTCTCTAAACAATCATTCTTAAATACTCTAAACACACAAAGAATCGTAGCTTCAAATAGGCTTGCCATTGATATTCAATATGGTATGTTGCAGTCTGTAAAGAAAAACTATAGCGTAGTAGATGGCGGTGTTAGGGAGGGACCATTTTGGGTGCTAGTTGGTGCTATTATGCCATCTGTATTAATTGAGAGTGGATATCTAACTCACCCAACAGAGGGTAAGAGATTGACTAAATCATCATTTCAAAAGGCATTAAGCATTGGTATTGCTAATGGTGTTGATGGATATTTCTTAAAAAATCCATAG
- the trpB gene encoding tryptophan synthase subunit beta yields MKKPYLKQFPDESGFFGKFGGSFVPEEVKKAMQEINEAYDLIAQNSDFIAELRKIRKHFQGRPTPIYFAHNLTKKYGGAGIYFKREDLNHTGAHKLNHCMGEGLLAKFMGKKKLIAETGAGQHGVALATAAAYFGLECEIHMGEIDIQKEYPNVVRMKILGAKVVPVSFGAKTLKEAVDSAFESYMSDLENSMYAIGSVVGPHPFPRMVRDFQAIVGIESKEQFLEMTGELPDIVTACVGGGSNALGIFSGFIDDSVELVGVEPLGRGSEYGNHASSLSYGEEGIMHGFNSIMLKDSSGNPASVYSVASGLDYPSVGPEHAYLHSIGRTKVECISDNEAISAFFELSKEEGIIPAIESSHAVAYALKIAKDLKGKKILVNLSGRGDKDIDFIVNTYGYSL; encoded by the coding sequence ATGAAAAAACCATATCTAAAACAATTCCCAGATGAGAGTGGATTTTTTGGTAAGTTTGGCGGTAGCTTTGTTCCAGAGGAAGTAAAAAAAGCTATGCAAGAGATAAATGAGGCTTATGATTTAATAGCACAAAATTCTGATTTTATAGCAGAGTTACGCAAGATAAGAAAGCACTTTCAAGGTCGTCCAACTCCGATATATTTCGCACATAATCTAACAAAAAAATATGGTGGCGCTGGAATCTACTTTAAAAGAGAGGATTTAAATCATACAGGTGCTCATAAGCTAAATCACTGCATGGGCGAGGGATTACTAGCTAAGTTTATGGGCAAAAAGAAGCTAATAGCAGAAACTGGAGCAGGACAACATGGGGTTGCACTTGCTACTGCTGCGGCGTATTTTGGGCTTGAATGTGAAATACACATGGGTGAGATAGATATACAAAAAGAATATCCAAATGTAGTTAGAATGAAAATTCTAGGAGCTAAGGTTGTTCCAGTTAGCTTTGGTGCAAAGACATTAAAAGAGGCTGTGGATTCTGCATTTGAATCTTATATGAGCGATTTGGAAAATTCTATGTATGCAATAGGTTCTGTTGTAGGACCACATCCATTTCCAAGGATGGTTAGAGATTTTCAAGCTATTGTAGGTATCGAATCTAAAGAGCAGTTTTTAGAGATGACTGGGGAGTTGCCTGATATTGTTACTGCTTGTGTTGGTGGTGGAAGTAATGCACTTGGTATTTTTAGTGGATTTATAGATGATAGTGTTGAGCTAGTTGGGGTTGAGCCTCTTGGTCGGGGTAGTGAATATGGCAATCATGCTTCATCTCTTAGCTATGGAGAAGAGGGAATTATGCATGGGTTTAACTCTATTATGCTAAAAGATTCATCTGGCAATCCAGCTTCTGTATATAGTGTAGCAAGTGGTTTAGATTATCCAAGTGTTGGACCAGAACATGCATATTTGCATAGTATAGGTAGGACTAAGGTAGAGTGTATAAGTGATAATGAGGCTATCTCTGCGTTTTTTGAACTTAGCAAAGAAGAGGGGATAATACCAGCTATTGAATCAAGTCATGCAGTAGCATATGCACTAAAAATAGCAAAAGACTTGAAAGGCAAGAAGATTCTAGTAAATCTAAGTGGTAGGGGAGATAAGGATATAGATTTTATTGTAAATACCTATGGCTATTCTTTGTGA
- the pdxA gene encoding 4-hydroxythreonine-4-phosphate dehydrogenase, translated as MKIAISIGDINGIGPEIILKAHKKISKLCTPIYCVDKEILKKAAKLIRYKMPKDIKCQKIDKNIPTISPSTIDKDSGLYSYKSFKKSVALAKTKKVKAIITMPIHKKAWELANIKYKGHTDALRDYFKSEAIMILGSPRMFVALFSDHIPLRDVPNTINSESLSKFLINISSFVDKKCGVLGLNPHAGDFGVLGNEEKEIIKAIKIANTKLNKEVFQGPLVPDVAFNGKHLKYYVAMYHDQGLIPLKTLYFKESINITLNIPIIRTSVDHGCAFDIAYKNKAHIKSYINAVKMAVKMAHKE; from the coding sequence TTGAAAATAGCAATTAGTATAGGCGATATAAATGGAATTGGACCAGAAATAATCCTAAAAGCACATAAAAAAATAAGCAAACTATGCACACCAATTTATTGTGTCGATAAAGAGATTCTAAAAAAGGCTGCAAAACTCATAAGATATAAAATGCCAAAAGATATAAAATGCCAAAAGATAGATAAAAATATCCCAACAATATCTCCCTCTACAATAGATAAAGATAGTGGGTTATATTCATATAAAAGCTTTAAAAAATCAGTTGCATTAGCAAAGACAAAAAAAGTAAAAGCAATCATAACAATGCCGATACACAAAAAAGCATGGGAATTAGCAAATATAAAATACAAAGGTCATACAGATGCCTTAAGGGATTATTTTAAAAGTGAGGCAATAATGATTCTAGGATCTCCTAGAATGTTTGTAGCCCTATTTAGCGACCATATACCTCTAAGAGATGTTCCAAACACGATAAATTCTGAATCTCTAAGTAAGTTTTTAATAAATATTTCATCTTTTGTGGATAAAAAATGTGGTGTATTGGGGCTAAACCCTCATGCTGGTGATTTTGGTGTGCTAGGAAATGAAGAAAAAGAAATAATAAAAGCAATCAAAATAGCAAATACCAAGCTAAACAAAGAAGTATTTCAAGGACCACTTGTGCCTGATGTAGCATTTAACGGGAAACATTTAAAATACTATGTAGCAATGTATCATGACCAAGGATTAATACCGCTAAAAACCCTATATTTTAAAGAAAGTATAAATATAACGCTAAATATACCCATAATACGCACTTCAGTAGATCATGGCTGTGCATTTGATATAGCTTATAAAAATAAAGCACATATAAAAAGCTATATCAACGCAGTAAAAATGGCAGTAAAAATGGCTCACAAAGAATAG
- a CDS encoding DUF2393 family protein, which translates to MDASIIKAYFAKITTLLQFFSLPDYLILISIFLVILIFFLLSVVFRLSRVIAFFLLLISVVLFFSAPIAYQYIMENYIKKIDFNLSKNEKLQYDSFYYVEGNITNISHVDFKGCLISTNFIPSNTKKYRYIKYRLLPTYIHYEHLKTPLEKNQTTEFKAVIPSPNPQVQYILESKGMCY; encoded by the coding sequence ATGGATGCTTCTATAATAAAAGCATATTTTGCAAAAATAACAACATTGTTGCAATTTTTCTCACTACCAGATTATTTGATATTAATTAGCATTTTTCTTGTGATTTTGATTTTTTTCTTGCTTAGCGTTGTCTTTAGATTAAGTAGGGTTATTGCGTTTTTTTTACTCCTTATTAGTGTTGTTTTGTTCTTTTCTGCACCAATTGCATATCAATATATAATGGAAAACTACATAAAAAAAATAGACTTTAATTTAAGCAAAAACGAAAAATTACAATATGATTCATTCTACTATGTAGAAGGCAACATCACAAATATCAGCCATGTTGATTTTAAAGGTTGCTTGATTTCAACAAACTTCATACCAAGTAATACAAAAAAATACAGATACATAAAGTATAGATTACTCCCAACTTATATACACTATGAACACCTAAAAACACCACTAGAGAAAAATCAAACAACAGAGTTTAAAGCAGTAATACCATCTCCAAACCCACAAGTGCAGTATATACTTGAGAGTAAAGGAATGTGTTATTGA
- the hisIE gene encoding bifunctional phosphoribosyl-AMP cyclohydrolase/phosphoribosyl-ATP diphosphatase HisIE has product MDILSSIQWDKLNGLIPAIAQDSKTNEVLMCAFMNKESLQLTIQTGYAHYFSRNKQRIWKKGESSGHSQKIVELMLDCDYDCLLLKVEQNGIACHTGNLTCFFNKIDQNSIVKTQSNSIDTTQIYDIFDNLFNTIQDKKFDSTEKSYTASLFAKGENQIGKKIVEESSELAFAIKDKDKKEIIYEAADLFYHALVGLSFSNITLDEVRTELLRRVGTSGIDEKNSRKK; this is encoded by the coding sequence ATGGATATTCTAAGTAGCATACAATGGGATAAGCTAAATGGGCTAATCCCAGCAATAGCACAAGATAGCAAAACAAATGAAGTTCTTATGTGTGCTTTTATGAACAAAGAATCTCTACAGCTAACCATACAAACAGGATATGCACACTATTTTTCTAGAAACAAACAAAGAATATGGAAAAAGGGCGAAAGTAGCGGACATTCACAAAAGATAGTAGAATTAATGCTTGATTGCGATTATGATTGTCTATTATTAAAAGTAGAACAAAATGGCATAGCATGCCACACCGGAAATCTTACATGTTTTTTTAACAAAATAGACCAAAATAGCATTGTAAAAACACAATCTAACTCCATAGATACAACACAAATCTATGATATATTTGATAATCTATTTAATACAATACAAGATAAAAAGTTTGACAGCACAGAAAAGTCATATACAGCATCACTATTTGCTAAAGGCGAAAATCAAATAGGCAAAAAAATAGTAGAAGAATCTTCAGAACTAGCCTTTGCAATCAAAGATAAAGACAAAAAAGAAATAATATATGAAGCAGCAGATTTGTTCTATCACGCTCTAGTTGGATTAAGTTTTAGCAATATAACATTAGATGAAGTAAGGACAGAGCTACTAAGAAGAGTTGGCACAAGTGGTATAGACGAAAAAAACTCTAGAAAAAAATAG
- a CDS encoding prohibitin family protein: protein MPIDLNEHLKNKNRNNRQNNTEENANTNNDKRGNGGFGGGNRGGGFQPKMPAFNMPSGKKMGVIYLIVALIAIIFLLKPFTIINSGEVGVKITTGEFSQTPLQPGIHFFIPGIQKIIPVNTKVRIAEFTSVEGNIRSRDEGSVKNQAISVLDSRGLSVFVELAVQYRLDPLSVPQTIATWGQNWEERIITPVIREIVRNVVGSFPAEELPVKRNEIATLIDQKFRENINSLENRPVELVSIQLTEIVLPVAIKEQIERVQVARQEAERARYEVERAKQEAEKKAALAKGVADATIIEADAQAKANKLISQSLNSPLLQLRQIEVQGQFNEALKTNKDAKIFLTPGGATPNIWLDSKDNQRASSIGQ, encoded by the coding sequence ATGCCTATTGACTTAAATGAACATTTAAAGAACAAAAACAGAAACAACAGACAAAACAACACGGAAGAAAATGCCAACACAAATAATGATAAGCGTGGTAATGGTGGATTTGGCGGAGGTAATAGAGGTGGTGGATTCCAACCAAAAATGCCAGCTTTTAATATGCCTAGCGGCAAGAAAATGGGTGTAATCTACTTAATTGTTGCTTTAATAGCAATTATTTTTTTACTAAAACCATTTACAATAATAAATAGTGGTGAAGTTGGTGTAAAAATCACAACTGGTGAATTTAGCCAAACTCCGCTACAACCGGGAATCCACTTCTTTATCCCCGGGATTCAAAAAATAATCCCTGTAAATACAAAGGTTAGAATCGCTGAATTTACAAGCGTAGAGGGAAATATCCGCTCTAGAGATGAAGGTAGTGTGAAAAATCAAGCCATTAGTGTGCTAGATTCAAGGGGATTATCAGTATTTGTAGAATTAGCAGTGCAATATAGACTAGATCCACTAAGTGTGCCACAAACAATAGCAACTTGGGGACAAAACTGGGAAGAAAGAATAATAACTCCAGTAATTAGAGAAATAGTAAGAAATGTTGTTGGTAGCTTCCCAGCTGAAGAATTACCTGTAAAGAGAAATGAAATTGCAACACTAATTGACCAAAAATTTAGAGAAAATATTAATAGCTTAGAAAATAGACCTGTTGAGCTTGTATCAATACAATTAACAGAGATAGTCTTACCAGTTGCAATAAAAGAACAAATAGAAAGAGTGCAAGTAGCAAGACAAGAAGCAGAGAGAGCCAGATATGAAGTAGAAAGAGCAAAACAGGAAGCAGAGAAAAAAGCAGCACTTGCAAAGGGTGTAGCTGATGCAACAATAATTGAAGCAGACGCACAAGCAAAAGCAAACAAGCTAATAAGTCAAAGCTTAAATAGCCCACTATTGCAACTTCGCCAAATTGAAGTTCAAGGACAATTTAACGAAGCATTAAAAACAAACAAAGATGCTAAAATTTTCTTAACACCGGGTGGAGCAACTCCAAATATATGGCTAGATTCAAAAGATAATCAAAGGGCATCTTCAATAGGTCAATAA
- a CDS encoding branched-chain amino acid transaminase gives MVEAKLIWMDGKLVPWADAKVHILTHTLHYGNGVFEGTRAYKTDKGMAIFRLESHTKRLLDSAKIVAINSPYNQQELQNAQIELIKENNFTSNAYIRPLIYLGYGSMGVYHRNSPTNVAIAAWQWGAYLGEDGLENGIRVKTSSFTRNSSKALFGKAKAVGNYLNSQMAKYEATQCGFEEALLLDENGVVAEGSGECFFIVRNGKLITPPNDSSLESITQDSVIQIAKDLGIEVLRRNITRDEVYISDEAFFTGTAAEITPIKELDYRIIGNGKRGEITSKLQEAYFDVVYGRNTKYSHWLTYIN, from the coding sequence ATGGTAGAAGCAAAATTAATATGGATGGATGGTAAGCTAGTGCCTTGGGCTGATGCTAAGGTGCATATCTTAACTCACACACTACATTATGGAAATGGCGTATTTGAAGGCACAAGAGCCTATAAAACCGATAAGGGAATGGCTATCTTTAGACTTGAATCTCACACAAAAAGACTACTTGATTCTGCAAAAATAGTTGCTATAAACTCACCTTATAATCAACAAGAATTACAAAATGCACAAATAGAATTAATAAAAGAAAACAACTTCACCAGCAATGCTTACATACGCCCATTGATATATCTAGGATATGGCTCTATGGGTGTATATCATAGAAATTCTCCAACAAATGTAGCAATAGCAGCGTGGCAGTGGGGTGCATATCTAGGAGAAGATGGATTAGAAAATGGAATTAGAGTGAAAACTTCTTCATTTACTAGAAACTCATCAAAAGCACTATTTGGCAAAGCAAAAGCAGTTGGAAACTATCTAAACTCTCAAATGGCAAAATACGAAGCAACTCAATGCGGTTTTGAAGAAGCATTATTGCTTGATGAAAATGGTGTTGTAGCAGAAGGAAGCGGAGAGTGCTTTTTTATAGTTAGAAATGGGAAGTTAATCACTCCTCCAAATGATTCATCTTTAGAATCTATCACACAAGATTCAGTTATACAAATTGCTAAAGACTTGGGTATAGAAGTGCTTAGACGAAATATTACAAGAGATGAAGTATATATTTCAGATGAAGCATTCTTTACAGGCACAGCAGCAGAAATCACTCCAATAAAAGAGCTAGACTATAGAATCATAGGAAATGGCAAAAGAGGAGAGATAACTTCAAAACTACAAGAAGCGTACTTTGATGTAGTATATGGAAGAAATACAAAATATAGCCATTGGCTAACTTATATCAACTAA
- a CDS encoding pseudouridine synthase family protein — MIENTKNLQKAYKLLALQEKISNNEAKNLIDKGLVSINNKRLKIARAELPINTKFKIQKQPKIKVIFKDENILALSKPPFLSSEEIAQKHKEWSLLHRLDKETSGILLLVKENSKFHQKAKEEFKAQKVTKKYLAIVSGIVDEEQDLNFPLLIKKDRFAKVSVSKSGINAHTHIKPLEIQGKKTKLEVTITTGRTHQIRVHLSHIKHPIIGDTFYGGQEGSRIMLHAQKIELLGYSFIDDEPINFLF, encoded by the coding sequence ATGATTGAAAATACAAAAAATCTACAAAAAGCCTATAAACTACTAGCATTACAAGAAAAAATATCAAACAATGAAGCAAAGAACCTAATAGATAAAGGACTAGTTAGCATAAATAATAAAAGGCTTAAAATAGCAAGAGCCGAACTACCGATAAATACGAAATTCAAAATACAAAAACAGCCAAAAATAAAAGTAATCTTTAAAGATGAAAATATCTTAGCACTATCTAAACCACCTTTTTTAAGCTCTGAAGAAATAGCACAAAAGCATAAAGAATGGTCTCTTTTACATAGACTTGATAAAGAGACAAGCGGAATTTTGCTTTTGGTTAAAGAAAATAGTAAGTTTCACCAAAAAGCCAAAGAAGAATTTAAAGCACAAAAAGTAACAAAAAAATATCTAGCAATAGTAAGCGGAATAGTAGATGAAGAACAAGACTTAAACTTCCCATTATTAATTAAAAAAGATAGATTCGCAAAAGTATCAGTGTCAAAAAGCGGAATTAACGCACATACTCACATTAAGCCATTAGAAATACAAGGCAAAAAAACAAAACTAGAAGTAACAATAACAACAGGTAGAACACATCAAATAAGAGTTCATTTATCACACATAAAACACCCAATAATTGGCGATACATTCTATGGCGGACAAGAAGGAAGCAGAATCATGCTACATGCACAAAAAATAGAACTACTTGGATATAGCTTTATAGATGATGAACCGATAAATTTTCTGTTTTAA
- the waaA gene encoding lipid IV(A) 3-deoxy-D-manno-octulosonic acid transferase, whose product MRLFVAFYYVIMVALNIIALPLLFLLSFKQKYRQSLKKRFLLPSFPKTQNEIIWIHACSFGEIRAIKPLIEKINLNNNESIIITTTTQTGYNEANKIFQNAQVYYLPFESFIPLFTKNLKIKTLTLFEAELWLMPLVCAKQKQATTILLNARISTNSYDKYLKFSFLYKVLFSYVDLVLAQQNIDKQRLQSIGARNIEICGNIKASQKPQITKDYKKPKQELWIVASTHEKQGILEEEIILQEILKILEISDSSPRILFVPRHPERFSKVQLTLENILKAKNLELKIASKEGIQKTIQAQFGLIDCLGELNNLYAISSLVILGGSFVDKVGGHNPIEPSFFNNKLITGAYIFNQTALFSLLQNYVICDIKDLSVVLKYRNLLEDSKTINKIKLDKIAQKIQGQ is encoded by the coding sequence TTGAGATTATTTGTAGCCTTCTATTATGTAATTATGGTGGCGCTAAATATAATAGCACTACCGCTCCTATTTTTATTAAGTTTCAAGCAAAAATATAGACAATCCCTTAAAAAACGCTTCCTTTTACCAAGCTTCCCAAAAACACAAAATGAAATCATTTGGATTCATGCTTGTTCATTTGGTGAAATTAGAGCTATAAAACCACTAATAGAAAAAATAAATCTAAACAATAATGAATCTATAATTATCACCACAACAACACAAACAGGCTACAACGAAGCAAATAAAATCTTTCAAAATGCACAAGTTTATTATCTTCCATTTGAATCTTTTATTCCATTATTTACAAAAAACTTAAAGATAAAAACACTAACACTCTTTGAAGCAGAACTATGGCTCATGCCACTTGTATGTGCCAAGCAAAAACAAGCAACAACAATCCTCCTTAATGCTAGAATCTCAACAAACTCTTATGATAAATATTTAAAATTCTCATTTCTTTATAAAGTTTTATTTAGCTATGTAGATTTGGTATTAGCACAACAAAATATAGACAAACAAAGATTACAAAGCATTGGTGCTAGAAATATCGAAATATGTGGAAATATAAAAGCAAGTCAAAAACCACAGATTACTAAAGATTACAAAAAACCAAAACAAGAGTTATGGATAGTAGCTAGCACACACGAAAAACAAGGAATCTTAGAAGAAGAAATAATCCTACAAGAAATACTAAAAATATTAGAAATATCAGACTCTAGCCCTAGAATCCTATTTGTCCCACGACACCCAGAGAGGTTTTCAAAAGTTCAACTAACCTTAGAAAATATACTAAAAGCAAAAAACCTAGAATTAAAAATAGCATCAAAAGAAGGAATCCAAAAAACGATACAAGCACAATTTGGCTTGATTGATTGCCTAGGTGAATTAAATAACCTATATGCTATTTCATCATTAGTCATACTAGGTGGTAGCTTTGTTGATAAAGTTGGAGGACATAACCCAATAGAACCATCATTTTTTAACAACAAACTAATAACAGGAGCATATATTTTCAACCAAACAGCACTATTTTCATTATTACAAAACTATGTAATATGTGATATAAAAGACCTAAGCGTAGTGTTAAAATATAGAAATTTATTAGAAGATTCTAAAACAATAAACAAAATTAAACTAGACAAAATAGCCCAAAAAATACAAGGACAATAA
- a CDS encoding zinc ribbon domain-containing protein, whose product MNKHLIQLIDISNLDKEIDSFEPRIKEANKELDVILDEEKVLKRELDELEATNKDLSLAIQKNENHLSELSNKLEDIAKKTKLIKTEKESKALSLEEELAKEQITFANEEIARLNTLISSKNDNIKELKNKISELNKNAKEVEQKVEKEVKEIKGEQEKIFKQKEELVAKMDQKIISFYEKIRKWAKNTGVVSITRQACGGCFMRINDKTYSDVIRSDDIITCPHCGRILYNEETKEA is encoded by the coding sequence ATGAACAAACACCTAATACAGCTAATTGATATATCAAACCTAGATAAAGAAATCGATTCTTTTGAACCTAGAATCAAAGAAGCAAACAAAGAATTAGATGTAATACTAGATGAAGAAAAAGTGCTAAAAAGAGAACTAGATGAACTAGAAGCAACAAATAAAGACCTATCTTTGGCAATACAAAAAAACGAAAACCACCTAAGTGAGCTATCAAACAAACTAGAAGACATAGCAAAGAAAACTAAACTAATAAAAACAGAAAAAGAAAGCAAAGCTCTTAGCCTAGAAGAAGAATTAGCAAAAGAACAAATCACATTTGCAAATGAAGAAATAGCAAGACTAAATACACTTATATCTTCAAAAAATGACAATATAAAAGAACTAAAAAATAAAATAAGCGAACTAAACAAAAACGCAAAAGAAGTCGAACAAAAAGTAGAAAAAGAAGTAAAAGAAATAAAAGGTGAGCAAGAAAAAATCTTCAAGCAAAAAGAAGAATTAGTAGCCAAAATGGACCAAAAAATAATTTCATTCTATGAAAAAATAAGAAAATGGGCTAAAAACACTGGCGTAGTATCAATAACTAGACAAGCATGTGGTGGTTGCTTTATGAGAATTAATGACAAGACATATTCTGATGTAATACGCTCTGATGATATTATCACTTGCCCACATTGTGGCAGAATCCTATACAACGAGGAGACTAAAGAGGCTTGA
- a CDS encoding Nif3-like dinuclear metal center hexameric protein, producing the protein MQKINNLLDTLNTISPFDLQESWDNSGLILGSRNDEFSNIYLSLEVDRNILESIPKDSVLITHHPLIFYPLKQIDFESYPSSLLKIAIQKNIKLIAMHTNFDKTHFGKYVVRKLLKIDSFNQDGFVVYFSWDSNLDSLCYKLKESLKIQTLKITKSSQNCKNIALVTGSGASFVRSLSNVDCLITGDIKYHEAMEAMERNINLIDCGHYELECYFGEILADILTNYGYKAIIFDSKNPFYFL; encoded by the coding sequence ATGCAAAAAATAAATAATTTACTAGATACTCTAAATACTATAAGCCCATTTGACTTGCAAGAATCATGGGATAACTCTGGGCTTATACTTGGTAGCAGAAATGATGAATTTAGCAATATTTATCTATCATTAGAGGTAGATAGAAACATTTTAGAGAGCATTCCTAAAGATTCTGTGCTTATAACACATCACCCACTTATCTTCTACCCGTTAAAACAAATAGACTTTGAATCCTATCCTTCATCATTATTAAAAATTGCCATACAAAAAAATATAAAACTAATAGCAATGCACACAAACTTTGATAAAACACATTTTGGAAAATATGTAGTTAGAAAACTGCTAAAAATAGATTCTTTTAATCAAGATGGTTTTGTTGTGTATTTTTCATGGGATAGCAATTTAGATTCATTATGTTATAAGCTTAAAGAATCCCTAAAAATACAAACTCTAAAAATAACAAAAAGTAGTCAAAATTGCAAAAACATTGCACTTGTTACTGGTAGTGGAGCTAGTTTTGTAAGAAGCCTAAGCAATGTAGATTGCCTAATTACAGGCGATATAAAGTATCATGAAGCAATGGAAGCTATGGAGAGAAATATAAATCTAATTGATTGTGGTCATTATGAGCTAGAGTGCTATTTTGGGGAGATTCTAGCTGATATTTTGACAAATTATGGTTATAAAGCTATAATCTTTGATTCAAAAAATCCTTTTTATTTTCTATAA